DNA from Candidatus Methylomirabilota bacterium:
ACCGCGCCGCCCGTCTCCGTCGAGCCGCGCCCGGCGGCCCCCGCCGCGCAGTCGCTCGGCTGGCTGCGGGCCCGGATCCTTCCCAACGAGCTGGTGCCGGAGCCGGACCCGCACCGGCGCGGGCTCATCCTGAGCTACGCGCCGGGGACCGGCCCGCCCGGGCCGATCCACCGGAAGTCCTTCGTCTACGATGGAGCGCTGGCGGCCCTCGCCTTCAGCCTGGCCGGCGATCGGGTCACCGCCTCTCGCATCCTCCAGGCGCTCGTCCGGGTCCAGCGGTCCGACGGGAGCTTTTGGTTCTCCTACAGCGGCGACGTGAGCTGGCCCGACGAGGCCGACCACGAGATGGCGATCATCCGCTCGGGGGCGACGGCCTGGGTCGGCTACGCGCTCAGCTTCTATCTCGAGGGGCAGCCGCCGCCCGACAGCCCGCGCGCAGAGCGTGAGCGCGATCGCTTCCTGGCGACGGCCCGGCGCATCGCGGACTTCCTGCTCACGCTCCGGGTCGCCGACGCGCCCCACGCCCGGGGACTCCTGCGGGGCGGCCGCGGGGTCGTCCGGCTCACGGTGGATCCCGCCCGGAAGACGGTGCAGGAGGTCTACCAGGACGGGCCCGTGCGCTGGATCAGCACCGAGCAGAACATCTCCTCGTTCTTCTTCCTGGCCTCGCTCCATCGGGTGAGCGGCGAGCCGCGCTACGGGGCCGCCGCCCAGGAGATCCGCCAGCGATTGCTCGGGAGCCTCTGGCAGGAGGACCTCGGGCAGTTCGCCCAGGGCTTCCGCGAGGACGGGCGGCTCGACCGGACGCTGGCCCTCGACTGCGCCTCCTGGGGCGCGCTCTTCCTGGTGGCGGCCGGCGAGACGGACAAGGCCGCCCGCGCGCTGGCGACCGCGGACCGGCTCTACCAGAACCGCCACGGCGCGGTGGCGGGCCACCGGCCGTACCACGACCGCCCGATCTACGACGACCCGCGCGTTCAGCGGGTCCTCATGCCGGCAGCGCCCGACGCCCGGTGGAGGGACCTCGCGATCGTGTGGGCCGAGGGGAGCCTGGGGGTGGCCCTCGCCCACCTCCGCCGGGGCGATGTCGACCGGGCTCGGGAGATCGTGGGCGAGATCGCGAAGATGCGGGAGGGCGACGGCATCCGCCACGCGACGCGGGAGGTCGCCTACGAGCTCTCGGCCTCGCCCAGCGTCGCCGGCACGGCCTGGCACGTCATCGTCGAGGAGGCGCTGCGGGCCCCGCGCGCGCGCGGCGTCTGGGCCAGGTGAGCCGGTCTCGGCGCGTCGCGATCGGACTCCTCCTGCTGCTGGGGCTCCCCGGCGCGCTCCACGCGGCCGAGCCGCGCTACCGGGTGGCCCTCGTCCTCACCGAGGACGCCCTCGAGTCGCTGGCGGCCCGGCGCTCGCTCCAGGCGATGGGGATCCCTTACGACGTCGTCGCCCCGACCGGGCTCTCGCCGGCCTACGCGCTCGCCATCCTGCCGGGTCCGCTCTACAACCGGACCCTGTCGCCGGCTCATCGGGAGGCGGTCTACGGCTTCGTCTCGGGCGGCGGCCTCCTCCTGGCCACCCAGGTGGAAGGGTCGGACTACTTCCCGCTCTTCGGTCTCGACGGCGCCCGGGCCCAGCGCGACCGCTTCCGCCTCCGCTTCGCCGCCGGGGTGGAGGACGCCTGGCTGCGCTACCTCGACCATCCCAAGGAGCGCGAGATCTCGCTCGGCGATCCGACCCTCTTCAAGGAGACCATCTGGACCGTCGGGTACGGCGTGACCCAGGGGCGGGCGCTGGCGACCTTTCCGGATGGGAGCGCGGCGATCGTCGTCAACGACTACGACGCCGGCCAGGCCGTGACCCTCGGCGCCAGCCTGACCCAGACCGTGCTGCTCGCTCAGGTCGGGCAGCACTACGAGGCGGGCCGCCAGTACGTCAACTCCTTCGAGCCCTCGGGCGACGTCGTCTTCCTGCTGCTCCGCGGCCTCTACGAGGCCACCGCGCGCCCGGCCGTCTACTGGCACACGGTGCCGCGCGGCCTGGAGACCGCCATCGTCCTCACCCACGACGTCGACGCCCAGGAGGCGTTCGCCCACTCGGTCGCGTTCGCCCGGCTGGCCGAGCGTTACGGCGTCCGCTCCACGTTCTTCGTGACGACCAAGACCTTCACCGACGCCGCCGACATCGGGTACTACGATGCCTCCCGCATCCCATTCGTCGTCACCCTCCGCCGTCTGGGGTTCGAGATCGGCTCCCACTCCGTCTCGCACTCGAAGCGCTTCGCCCGCTTTCCCATGGGCGCGGCCTCGGTGACGGCCCGGAGCTACCGGCCCGCGGAAGCCCCGACCGTGATGGGCGAGGTCACGGTCTCCAAGGAGCTGCTGGACCGCGACCTGCCCGACCAGCAGACCCGCTCCTTCCGCGCCGGCGAGCTGGCCTTTCCGCCGCCGCTCATCGAGGCCCTCGAGCTGGCCGGCTACCGGTACGACTCGACGTTCTCCGCCAACAACATCATCACGAACTTCCCGTTCTTCGCCTTCGCGCAGAAGCACCTCGGCGCGCGCGAGACGGCGATCGTCGAGGTGCCCGTCACGGTGGACGACTCGCAGGGCTACCTGACCCGGAACACCGTGGACTGGGTGGTCCAGGCCTGGGCCGAGATCATCGAGGCGAACCGCGCCAACGCCGCGATGACCTGCGTCCTGATCCACCCGACCGACGCGACCTACAAGCTCGAGGTACTGCGGCGGCTCCTCGAGCGCTACACGCCGAAGCCGGTCTGGATCGGGCCGGTGGCGGCGCTGGGCGAGTTCTGGGCGCGGCGGGCCGGGGTCGGATTTCGACTCGAGGTGGAGGAGGGTCGGTGGACCATCCGCCTGGATCGCCCGGCCGTGGCGCTCGGGCGCGACCTCGCGCTCGTGGTGACGAGCGGTCGGGCCGACCCCCTCCGGATCCTGGACCGTGACGGGAAGGCCATCCGTTACCGCACGCTCGACCGCGCCGACCGCTCCCTCCTCGTCCTGGAGCCCTAGGTCACTTCGGGGGGGTCTCGGAAGACCCCCCGCGGCCCCCCCGTCGTGGCGGCGGCGAAGCCGCCGCTCCGAGCACTCCCCGATGCACCGCGCTCTCGGTGGTCGGCGCCGGGTTACTCTGCCACACCCCTAGCGCGACGCGGAGGCGCGGAGCAGGGGTGGGCGGAGCGGAGGCGGCCTCCGCTGCCCCGATCACCTTGACGCGAGCCACACCTCGACACGTTCGTTGCGTTCCTCGGCCCCGGACACGTCCTTCGAGACGAGCGGGACAGCCCCGCCGAATCCTTCGGCCGCATCCACGCGGATGCCCCGCGCCCGAAGCTCCTCGGCCACCTTCCTGGCTCGATCCACCGAGAGCCCGACACGCTCGGAAAATCCCGCCAGCGCCACGGTGGACGGGGAGTCGCGGCGGACAAAGTCGGCGACGCGGTCGATGTCGCGCTGCGCCCGGCTATCGAACTCGGTCGTCCCGGGGCGAAACCGGAACAGCGGAGCGAGGCGCCGTCCTCTTTCCGTGAGCGCCGCGTAGCGCGGCGGGCACCGTTCATCGCACGCTCTGCCCCCTCCGACTCGAACGCCGAGGTCCACGAATCCCGCCGCGGCGATGATCTTCTGACCTTCCGGCGACAGCGCGAACTCGACGAACTCCGTGGCGAGCGGATTGCTCGTAGCCGACGTCGTGTACAGGTACAGCCGCCGCGACAGCGGATACTCCTCGGCGGATACGCTGAGCGCGGTGGGCGGGATGGCCGGGACGCCGGTACCGCCGACCGCGACGACCTTGGCCCTCCGCATGGAGCTCATGGACGCGAACCCGATGCCGTGCACGTCGTCCGTCACGGCGTCCGCCAGCGCGCCAGCCTCCACGAAGCGCTTCGCCGTGGGTGCCAGTGGCAGTTCGCGCAGCACGAGCGCCTTGAAGACATCGAACGAGCTCGAGCGCTCGTTTCGAGCGTACAGGGTGATGCGCCCTTCGCCCTTCCCGAGCATCGCCCAGGCGGTCACTTGACCCGAAAAGATGCGCGCCACATCCTCCACACCGAGGGAGCTCACGGGATTCGTCGGGTGCACGATCACGGGCATGCCGTCGACGCCGAGCACGTGCTCGTGGGCCGGCGATGCGATGTCGCCCAGACCGGCGGTCGCGATCTGCGCGACCTCGGCGGGCGTGGCGCGACGCGAAGCCATCCCCACGTCGCCCGCTCCCGCAGCCAGGCTCTGAAACATCGCCGCCGAGCCCCCGGCGGCGATCTCGATGAGTCGAGGCCGGGAATCGCCCGGGAGCTGTCCCGAGACGAGCCACCCGTAGGCGTCGTCTCCCGCCCGGCGGGTGATGGCTGTCGCCCTCTTCTTCACCAGGAACGCCTCGGCCAGCTCCGGCGCCACCCTGACGCCGAGCGAGTGGGCTCCCTGCAGGCGGAGGGCATCGGCCGCGACGACGCGAACCGGCGGGGTTGCCTCGCGGTCGTGGGCACTGGCCGTGGCGTCGACCGGCAGCGCCCTCGCGTCCATCGGGTTCGGGAGCATGGCTCGGAACAGCAGGAACAGGCCGCCGGCGAGCGCCGTCGCCGCGGGAAGCGTCAACACCCACGCTATCGCGATGTTGCGCACCGTCGACCTCTGCAGCCCCGACTTCCCGACCAGCATCGTGCCGGCGACTCCGGAGGACAGGACATGAGTCGTGCTCACCGGGAGGCCCAGCCATCCCGAGACCCCGATCGTCGTGGCCGCAACCACCTCCGCCGAGGCCCCCTGCGAATAGGACATGGGGACCTTGCCTATCTTCTCTCCGACGGTGACGACGATTCGCTTCCAGCCGACGGTCGTCCCCACGCCGAGGGCGAGGGCGACCGCAATCACCAGCCACGTCGGAGCATAGTCCACGGCCTCGCGCAAGGCGCGCCTGTCACGCCTCAGCGTGTCGAGCTCCCGAGGCGAGAGCCGCCCGGGTTGACTATCCTGCAGGACGGCCAGGCTCGAGTCCACCCGGAGGATCCTCGTGCGGACGTCCCACCGCTCCTCGGCGGGTATCTCGCGGACGGAGCGTCTGTTCTCGAGAGCGGAGCGAATGGCGGCGAGGTCGCCGAGGACGCTGTCGATCGTCGACTCCGGCGCCGTCCCGATCTCTTCGCCGTAACCGGCGCGGGTCAGCTTTTCCATCTCCTCGGCGACGGCCACGGTGCGCGCCAGCGTGGCCTGGTCCTGATAGGTATCGAGCGCGAAGTCGGCGGGGAGGATGCCAATCAGGATCAGCATCACCAACCCCACCCCCTTCTGGCCGTCGTTGGAGCCGTGGGCCAAGCTCACGCCGGAGCACGTTCCGACCAGGATGGCGCGGATCCACCGCGGAGGCGCCTGGGCCTCGTCGGCCGGACGATGCAGCTCCGGTGACGGAAGGAATCGGCGCATAAGCAGGAGCAGCACTCCGGCCGCCATCAGGCCGATCACGGGGGAACAGACGAGCGAGAGGCCGATCTCTCCCACCTTGTGCCAGTTGACCCCGGTGCCGAAGACGTGCCCGGGCATCAGCGAGTTGGCGATCCCGACACCGACGATCGCGCCGATCAACGTGTGGGAGCTGGACGCCGGTAGTCCGAGATACCAGGTGCCGAGGTTCCAGATGATGGCGGCCAGAAGCAGGGCGAGGACCATCGAAAGCCCCGCTCCGCTTCCGCTCGAGGCCAGGAGCTCGACGGGAAGGATCTTGAGGATGCTCACGGCAACGGCGATTCCCCCCAGATACACGCCAACCAGGTTGAAGAAGCCCGAGAGGATGACCGCCGTCCAGGGGCGCAACGACCGCGTGTAGATCACGGTCGCCACGGCGTTGGCCGCATCGTGGAAGCCGTTGACGAATTCGAAGGCGAACGCGATGCCGAGCGCCAGAACCAGGAGAATCAGGTGCCACGTGCTGGCATCGGTCTGCATGCGGACCGAGGGACGGTGGCGGGACCCTACCGCCGGGCCGCGCGAGGTGCGCGCACGTCTGCGCTCTCAGCGGGCGCCGCGGCGGTCGGCGCCGGCGCCCGGCCTGGCGAGGAACTCGCGGAGGTATTTCCCCGTGTAGGAGGCCGCGACCTGGGCGATGGCCTCCGGCGGCCCCTCCGCCACCAGCTCGCCGCCGGCTTCGCCGCCCTCGGGCCCGAGGTCGAGGACCCAGTCGGCGCACTTGATGACGTCCAGGTGATGCTCGACGACGAGGACGGTGTTCCCGGCGTCGACGAGACGCTGGAGGACGCCGAGCAGCCGCCGGATGTCGTCGAGGTGGAGACCCGTGGTGGGCTCGTCCAGGATGTAGAGGACGTCGCGCCCGAGCCGCGGCCCCAGCTCGGCGGCGATTTTCAGCCGCTGGGCCTCGCCGCCCGAGAGCGTCGTCGCGGGCTGGCCCAGCCGGAGGTAGCCGAGCCCCACGTCCTGGAGGACCTGGAGGCGCCGGCCGAGCGCGGGCACGGCCGCGAAGAAGTCGGCGGCCTCGTCGACGGTGAGCTGAAGCACCTGGCTCACGTCTTTGCCGCGATAGCTGACCTCCCGGACCTCGGCGCGGTAGCGCCGGCCCTCGCAGGCCTGGCAGGTGACGTACACGTCCTCGAAGAAGTACATCTCGAGCTTCTCGAAGCCGTCGCCCTCGCAGGTCTCACAGCGCCCCCCGGGCACGTTGAAGGAAAAGTGGCCCGGGGTGAGACCGAGCGCCTTGGCCCGGGGAAGCCCGGCGTAGAGCTTCCGGATCTCGTCGAACGCCTTGATGTAGGTGACGGGGTTGGAGCGCGGGGTCCGCCCGATCGGCTCCTGGTCGATGAGCTTGATGCCCTTGAGGTGCTCGAGGCCGACCAGCGCGTCGTAGGCGCCGGGTGACTCGAACTCGGTCTTGAAGGCCCGGGCCACCGCGCGATAGAGGGTGTCGTGGACGAGCGTCGACTTGCCGGAGCCGGACACGCCGGTGACGCAGGTCAGCGTGTGCAGCGGGATGCGCGCCGTCAGGCGTTTGAGATTGTGCTCCCGGGCCCCGACGAGGGCGAGCCACCGTCCACTGCCGTCCCGGCGGGCGCGGGGCAGGGCGATCGACTCGCGGCCGGACAGGTAGCGGGCCGTGAGTGATCGCGTGTCGCGGAGAAACTCCGCCCGGGGCCCGGCGAAGACGACCTCGCCGCCCCGCTCCCCGGAGCCCGGGCCCAGCTCGACGCAATGATCCGCCGCCTCGATGAAGCTGCGGTCGTGCTCCACGACGACCACGGTATTCCCGGCGTAGGCGAGCTCGCGGCAGAGCTCGGCGAGCCGCGCCACGTCTCGGGCGTGGAGGCCGATGGACGGCTCGTCCAGCACGTAGAGGGTGCCGACGAGCTGGGCTCCGAGCTGGGTCGCGAGCGCGATCCGCTGGGCCTCACCCCCGGAGAGGGTGCGGGTCTGGCGGTCGAGCGCCAGGTAGCCGAGTCCCACCCGCCGGAGGAAGCCGAGCTTGGCCTGGATCTGCGCCCGCACGTCGCGGGCGACCTCCGCCTCCCACGTGGTGAGCTCGAGCCCGTCGAGCCACCGGGCCAGGTCGTCGACCGTGAGCCGGCTGAGGTCGGCGATGTGAAGGCCCCCGATCGTCACCGCCAGCGCGTCCGGCTTGAGGCGGGCGCCGCCGCAGGCCGGGCAGCCGGCCTGGCTGCGGTAGCGCGAGAGGAACACGCGGACGTGGAGCTTGTAGCGATAGCCCTCGACGTCTTCGAAGAAGCCGCGAATGCCGCCGAAGTCGTCGTCGCCCTCCTGCACCCAGCGGCGGACGTCCTCCGGGAGCTCCTGGTAGGGCGTGTGGACGTCGACGTGGCGGCGCTTGGCCCGGCGCAGGAGCTCCTTCTGGTACCAGGCCCCCGACCGGTGCCGCCAGGGCTGGACGGCGCCGTCGGCGAGCGAGAGGGTCCCGTCGGGAATGACCCGGCTCTCGTCGTAGCGCAGGAGGTTGCCGAACCCCTTGCATTCCGGGCAGGCCCCCAGGGGATGGTTGAACGAGAAGAGCAGCGGCTGGGGACGCTCGAGCGGGATCCCGCACGCGTGGCAGCCGAACCGATCCCCGTAGCGCAGGGTCTCGGGCCGGGCCCCGTCGCGCGTCACCTCGACCACGGCGCGGCCGCCGCCTTCGCCGAAGGCCTGCTCGAGCGAGCTCGCCAGCCGGGTCTGGCGGGCCGGCTCGAGCGTCACCCGGTCGAGGACGACGAGGAGCTCGGGCTGGGCGGCGAGGTCGGCGGCGGACAGCGGCGGGAGCGGCGTCAGCGGGAGGACCTCGTCCCCCAGCCGGATGCGCGCGAAGCCGCGGGCGACCAGACGGCCCAGGAGCTCCGCCGGCGCTTCCTTGGCCGGCACGGGCAGGGGGAACATGACCAGCGCGCGGGTGCCGGGGTGTGCGCGGCAGAGCGCCTCGGCCACGCGCTCGGGCGCGTCGGCCCGGGCCTCGCGACCGCAGCGCGGGCAGTGGACCCGGCCGATCTTGGCGTAGAGGAGGCGCAGGTAGTCCGCCAGCTCGGTGGCGGTCCCGACCGTCGAGCGCGCCGTGCG
Protein-coding regions in this window:
- a CDS encoding substrate-binding domain-containing protein produces the protein MLPNPMDARALPVDATASAHDREATPPVRVVAADALRLQGAHSLGVRVAPELAEAFLVKKRATAITRRAGDDAYGWLVSGQLPGDSRPRLIEIAAGGSAAMFQSLAAGAGDVGMASRRATPAEVAQIATAGLGDIASPAHEHVLGVDGMPVIVHPTNPVSSLGVEDVARIFSGQVTAWAMLGKGEGRITLYARNERSSSFDVFKALVLRELPLAPTAKRFVEAGALADAVTDDVHGIGFASMSSMRRAKVVAVGGTGVPAIPPTALSVSAEEYPLSRRLYLYTTSATSNPLATEFVEFALSPEGQKIIAAAGFVDLGVRVGGGRACDERCPPRYAALTERGRRLAPLFRFRPGTTEFDSRAQRDIDRVADFVRRDSPSTVALAGFSERVGLSVDRARKVAEELRARGIRVDAAEGFGGAVPLVSKDVSGAEERNERVEVWLASR
- the uvrA gene encoding excinuclease ABC subunit UvrA gives rise to the protein MENTLWLRIHGARQNNLKNISLALPHDRVTVVTGVSGSGKSSLAFDTLFAEGQWRFVESLSTYARMFLERIDRPDVDHIEHIRPAIALEQKNPVRTARSTVGTATELADYLRLLYAKIGRVHCPRCGREARADAPERVAEALCRAHPGTRALVMFPLPVPAKEAPAELLGRLVARGFARIRLGDEVLPLTPLPPLSAADLAAQPELLVVLDRVTLEPARQTRLASSLEQAFGEGGGRAVVEVTRDGARPETLRYGDRFGCHACGIPLERPQPLLFSFNHPLGACPECKGFGNLLRYDESRVIPDGTLSLADGAVQPWRHRSGAWYQKELLRRAKRRHVDVHTPYQELPEDVRRWVQEGDDDFGGIRGFFEDVEGYRYKLHVRVFLSRYRSQAGCPACGGARLKPDALAVTIGGLHIADLSRLTVDDLARWLDGLELTTWEAEVARDVRAQIQAKLGFLRRVGLGYLALDRQTRTLSGGEAQRIALATQLGAQLVGTLYVLDEPSIGLHARDVARLAELCRELAYAGNTVVVVEHDRSFIEAADHCVELGPGSGERGGEVVFAGPRAEFLRDTRSLTARYLSGRESIALPRARRDGSGRWLALVGAREHNLKRLTARIPLHTLTCVTGVSGSGKSTLVHDTLYRAVARAFKTEFESPGAYDALVGLEHLKGIKLIDQEPIGRTPRSNPVTYIKAFDEIRKLYAGLPRAKALGLTPGHFSFNVPGGRCETCEGDGFEKLEMYFFEDVYVTCQACEGRRYRAEVREVSYRGKDVSQVLQLTVDEAADFFAAVPALGRRLQVLQDVGLGYLRLGQPATTLSGGEAQRLKIAAELGPRLGRDVLYILDEPTTGLHLDDIRRLLGVLQRLVDAGNTVLVVEHHLDVIKCADWVLDLGPEGGEAGGELVAEGPPEAIAQVAASYTGKYLREFLARPGAGADRRGAR